In Nocardia yunnanensis, one DNA window encodes the following:
- a CDS encoding LacI family DNA-binding transcriptional regulator, translating into MSRPTMEDVAARAGVSRALVSLVMRNSPKVSEHRRRAVLAAAAELGYQPHAMARSLASRTSNIVGVMVSDLRNPFFADVVEGMDEAAQEAGLELILNTGRRSASRERTALESLLAFRPGGIILLSPVLPAAAIREAAARCPVVLVSRTSTSPAVDTVNDDGELGAALAVDHLVALGHRRIVHLDGGAAFAAPPRRKGYTAAMTRYGLEPMVIPSEHTDEAGAAGVRKLLNIFSPTSFPTALVCGNDFNAVGAMAALDQAGLRVPEDVSVVGYDNTSLAALRHVALTTIDQPRKSIGQLAVRALTERLREQRDEPVRQRLEPSLVVRSTTAPPRD; encoded by the coding sequence GTGAGCAGACCGACCATGGAGGACGTCGCCGCCCGCGCCGGCGTCTCCCGGGCGCTGGTCTCGCTGGTCATGCGCAACTCCCCCAAGGTCAGCGAGCATCGCCGCCGCGCGGTGCTGGCCGCGGCCGCCGAACTCGGTTATCAACCCCACGCCATGGCCCGCTCACTGGCCAGCCGCACCTCCAACATCGTCGGCGTGATGGTGTCCGACCTGCGCAATCCCTTCTTCGCCGATGTGGTCGAGGGCATGGACGAGGCGGCCCAGGAGGCCGGGCTGGAACTCATCCTCAATACCGGCCGCCGCAGCGCCTCCCGGGAACGCACCGCGCTGGAAAGCCTGCTGGCCTTCCGCCCCGGCGGCATCATCCTGCTCTCACCGGTCCTGCCCGCCGCCGCGATTCGCGAGGCGGCGGCGCGCTGCCCGGTGGTGCTGGTCTCGCGCACCTCCACCAGCCCGGCCGTCGACACCGTCAACGACGACGGCGAACTCGGCGCGGCGCTGGCGGTGGATCACCTTGTCGCCCTTGGCCATCGGCGCATCGTGCACCTCGACGGCGGTGCGGCCTTCGCGGCCCCGCCCCGGCGCAAGGGCTACACCGCCGCCATGACCCGCTACGGCCTCGAACCGATGGTGATCCCCAGCGAGCACACCGACGAGGCCGGGGCGGCGGGGGTCCGCAAACTGCTGAACATCTTCTCCCCCACCAGTTTTCCCACCGCACTGGTGTGCGGCAACGATTTCAACGCCGTGGGCGCGATGGCCGCGCTCGATCAGGCGGGGCTGCGGGTGCCCGAGGACGTCTCGGTCGTCGGCTACGACAACACCTCGCTGGCGGCGCTGCGGCACGTCGCCCTCACCACCATCGATCAACCGCGAAAGAGCATCGGCCAGTTGGCGGTGCGCGCGCTCACCGAACGACTGCGCGAGCAGCGCGACGAACCGGTGCGCCAACGCCTGGAGCCGTCGCTGGTCGTCCGCTCGACCACCGCCCCACCCCGCGACTGA
- a CDS encoding Gfo/Idh/MocA family protein — MSSTTGTRLTVGLAGTGRIGAAHAETLRALPGVGAVVVTDADTERARATADKLEVDFAHDIETLLAAEIDGLVITTATDSHPALITAAVDRGIPVFCEKPIAADILGTLRVVEHVERSKVPVQVGFQRRFDAGYRAARAAVAAGDLGWIHTLRATTLDPAPPPAEYIPRSGGLFRDCGVHDFDIIRWVSGREVEEVYATGANRGEPFFADSGDVDTAAVILRLDDGCLATVSLTRYNGEGYDVRLEVLGSKGNAVVGLDERAPLRSVEPGYPTSALPAYPGFMDRFHGAYTEELLTFLGVITGQHANPCPAAEALEAFYIAEACELSRHQGRPVRLSDIRRSH; from the coding sequence ATGTCCTCGACCACGGGCACCCGCCTCACGGTGGGCCTCGCCGGGACCGGCCGCATCGGCGCCGCGCACGCCGAAACCCTGCGCGCCCTGCCCGGTGTGGGCGCCGTCGTCGTCACCGACGCCGATACCGAACGCGCCCGCGCCACCGCCGACAAGCTCGAGGTGGACTTCGCCCACGATATCGAGACGCTGCTGGCCGCCGAGATCGACGGCCTGGTCATCACCACCGCCACCGATTCGCATCCCGCGCTCATCACCGCCGCGGTCGATCGCGGCATCCCGGTGTTCTGCGAAAAGCCCATCGCCGCCGACATTCTCGGCACGCTGCGGGTGGTCGAGCACGTCGAGCGCTCGAAGGTCCCGGTGCAGGTCGGTTTTCAGCGCCGCTTCGACGCCGGCTACCGCGCCGCGCGCGCCGCCGTCGCCGCCGGGGATCTGGGCTGGATCCACACCCTACGCGCCACCACCCTCGACCCGGCGCCGCCGCCGGCGGAGTACATTCCGCGCTCCGGCGGCCTGTTTCGCGATTGCGGCGTCCACGATTTCGACATCATCCGCTGGGTCAGCGGCCGCGAGGTCGAGGAGGTGTACGCCACCGGGGCCAACCGCGGCGAGCCGTTCTTCGCCGACAGCGGCGATGTCGACACCGCGGCGGTGATCCTGCGCCTGGACGACGGCTGTCTGGCCACCGTGTCGCTGACCCGCTACAACGGCGAGGGCTACGACGTGCGCCTGGAAGTGCTGGGCTCCAAGGGCAATGCGGTGGTCGGGCTCGACGAGCGCGCCCCGCTGCGTTCGGTGGAACCGGGATATCCGACCTCGGCGCTGCCGGCGTATCCGGGGTTCATGGACCGCTTCCACGGCGCGTACACCGAGGAGCTGCTCACCTTCCTCGGCGTGATCACCGGGCAGCACGCCAATCCGTGCCCGGCCGCCGAGGCGCTCGAGGCGTTCTACATCGCGGAGGCGTGCGAACTGTCGAGGCATCAGGGCCGCCCGGTCCGGTTGTCGGATATTCGCCGGTCCCATTGA
- a CDS encoding LysE/ArgO family amino acid transporter, with protein MNASSAALAAISGLGFGLSLIVAIGAQNAFVLRQGIRREHVLPVVAVCITSDVILMTLGVTGFGAIVNSAPLVMTVAKYAGAAFLLGYAGLAAKRALSAGGLSAGGGAPLALGAAIATCLAVTWLNPHAYLDTVVLLGSFANTYATPDRWFLTAGAIAGSLIWFVSLGFGARLLAPVFAKPKAWRILDSVIALVMTGLAAGLLLG; from the coding sequence GTGAACGCATCGTCGGCGGCCCTGGCGGCCATCTCAGGACTCGGTTTCGGACTCTCGCTCATCGTCGCGATCGGGGCGCAGAACGCCTTCGTGCTGCGCCAGGGCATCCGACGCGAACATGTCCTGCCGGTGGTGGCGGTGTGCATCACCTCCGACGTGATCCTGATGACGCTGGGCGTCACCGGCTTCGGTGCGATCGTGAACTCGGCTCCGCTGGTGATGACCGTGGCCAAGTACGCGGGCGCGGCGTTCCTGCTGGGCTATGCCGGCCTCGCGGCCAAGCGCGCCCTGTCCGCCGGGGGCCTGTCCGCGGGCGGCGGCGCGCCCCTGGCCCTGGGCGCGGCCATCGCCACCTGCCTGGCGGTCACCTGGCTCAACCCGCACGCCTACCTCGACACCGTGGTGCTGCTGGGCTCCTTCGCCAATACCTACGCGACCCCGGATCGCTGGTTTCTGACCGCGGGAGCCATTGCGGGCAGCCTCATCTGGTTCGTCTCGCTCGGCTTCGGCGCCCGGCTGCTGGCGCCGGTGTTCGCGAAACCCAAGGCGTGGCGCATTCTGGATTCGGTGATCGCCCTGGTGATGACGGGCCTCGCCGCGGGTTTGCTGCTCGGTTAG
- a CDS encoding LysR family transcriptional regulator ArgP — MDLQLDQLRALDAVISEGTFDAAARKLSVTPSAISQRIKALEDAAGRILVRRTKPVRPTESGLTVLRLARQIQLLTGDTARELGDAHQPTDRPVVIPLAVNADSLQTWVIDALGRAAQGICFEVHREDEEHTTALLRDGTVMAAITSTAAPVQGCTVRRLGAMRYHPMAQPEFARTWFPDGPTAKAFERAPVVLFDRKDDLQFRLMRHYTRKPLDPPRHYIPSSAGFNDAVRVGLGWGMIPDIMIRPEDRLVPLDEQVFVDVPLYWQQWKLDSPALSLVAATVAEVAAQTLR, encoded by the coding sequence ATGGATCTGCAGCTCGACCAACTGCGCGCCCTGGACGCGGTGATCAGCGAGGGCACCTTCGACGCCGCCGCCCGCAAACTCAGCGTCACCCCCTCGGCGATCAGCCAGCGCATCAAGGCGCTCGAGGACGCCGCCGGCCGCATCCTGGTGCGGCGCACCAAACCCGTGCGCCCCACCGAATCCGGGCTGACCGTGCTGCGGCTGGCCCGCCAGATCCAGCTGCTCACCGGCGACACCGCCCGCGAACTCGGCGACGCCCACCAGCCCACCGACCGCCCCGTGGTGATTCCTCTTGCGGTGAACGCGGATTCGCTGCAGACCTGGGTCATCGACGCGCTCGGCCGGGCCGCGCAGGGCATCTGTTTCGAAGTCCACCGCGAGGACGAGGAGCACACCACCGCCCTGCTGCGCGACGGCACCGTCATGGCCGCCATCACCTCCACCGCCGCCCCGGTCCAGGGCTGCACGGTGCGGCGGCTGGGCGCGATGCGCTATCACCCGATGGCCCAACCGGAATTCGCGCGCACCTGGTTCCCGGATGGCCCGACCGCCAAGGCATTCGAGCGCGCGCCCGTGGTGCTGTTCGACCGCAAGGACGATCTGCAGTTCCGGCTCATGCGCCACTACACCCGCAAGCCGCTGGATCCGCCGCGCCATTACATCCCGTCCTCGGCGGGATTCAACGACGCGGTGCGAGTGGGGCTGGGGTGGGGCATGATTCCCGACATCATGATTCGCCCCGAGGATCGGTTGGTCCCACTCGATGAGCAGGTTTTCGTCGACGTTCCGCTCTACTGGCAACAGTGGAAGCTGGATTCGCCGGCATTGAGCCTGGTCGCGGCGACGGTCGCCGAGGTGGCGGCGCAGACGTTGCGCTGA
- a CDS encoding S-(hydroxymethyl)mycothiol dehydrogenase encodes MSQIVRGVIARSKNAPVEVTDIVIPDPGPGEAVVQVQACGVCHTDLHYREGGINDEFPFLLGHEAAGIVEAVGEGVTDVEPGDFVILNWRAVCGSCRACRKGKPWYCFSTFNAAQPMTLTDGTALTPALGIGAFAEKTLVHAGQCTKVDPSVSPAAAGLLGCGVMAGLGAAINTGGVSRGDSVAVIGCGGVGNAAIAGAKLAGATTVIAVDIDERKLEWATGFGATHTVNAAKEDAVERVQELTDGFGADVVIDAVGRPETWKQAFYARDLAGTVVLVGVPTPDMKLEMPLIDFFSRGGSLKSSWYGDCLPSRDFPYLVELYQQGRLDLDAFVTETIALGEVEDAFAKMHHGDVLRSVVVF; translated from the coding sequence TTGTCCCAAATCGTGCGCGGCGTCATCGCACGCTCCAAGAACGCTCCCGTGGAAGTCACCGATATCGTGATCCCGGACCCGGGTCCGGGCGAAGCGGTGGTCCAGGTGCAGGCCTGCGGGGTCTGCCACACCGATCTGCATTACCGCGAGGGCGGCATCAACGACGAATTCCCCTTCCTCCTCGGCCACGAGGCCGCGGGCATCGTGGAAGCGGTGGGCGAGGGCGTCACCGATGTGGAGCCCGGGGATTTCGTCATCCTCAACTGGCGGGCGGTGTGCGGCTCCTGTCGCGCCTGTCGCAAGGGCAAGCCGTGGTACTGCTTCTCGACATTCAATGCGGCACAACCGATGACGCTCACCGACGGCACCGCGCTCACCCCCGCGCTGGGCATCGGGGCGTTCGCCGAGAAGACCCTGGTGCACGCCGGGCAGTGCACCAAGGTCGATCCGAGCGTCTCCCCCGCCGCCGCGGGCCTGCTGGGCTGCGGGGTGATGGCGGGGCTGGGCGCGGCCATCAACACCGGCGGGGTGAGCCGTGGTGATTCGGTCGCGGTGATCGGCTGCGGCGGGGTCGGCAATGCCGCCATCGCGGGCGCGAAGCTGGCGGGCGCGACCACCGTCATCGCCGTCGACATCGACGAACGAAAGCTGGAGTGGGCCACCGGTTTCGGCGCCACCCACACCGTCAACGCCGCGAAAGAGGATGCGGTGGAACGGGTTCAGGAACTCACCGACGGCTTCGGCGCGGATGTGGTGATCGACGCCGTCGGTCGCCCGGAGACCTGGAAACAGGCCTTCTACGCGCGCGATCTGGCGGGCACCGTGGTGCTGGTCGGCGTGCCGACCCCGGACATGAAGCTGGAGATGCCGCTCATCGACTTCTTCTCCCGCGGTGGGTCTTTGAAGTCCTCGTGGTACGGCGACTGCCTGCCCTCGCGCGACTTCCCGTACCTGGTCGAGCTCTACCAGCAGGGCCGGCTGGATCTGGACGCCTTCGTCACCGAGACCATCGCGCTGGGCGAGGTCGAGGACGCCTTCGCCAAGATGCACCACGGTGACGTGCTGCGTTCGGTGGTGGTGTTCTGA
- a CDS encoding MBL fold metallo-hydrolase, whose amino-acid sequence MAHIDHAVTVGTFTLDNETFDVDNNVWVVGDDLECVVIDTPHDVETILDVIGGRTVKAILLTHAHDDHVRVAPELSRATGAPVLMHPEDLVLWRQTHPEVNPDGELSDKQVIAVGGTELHVLHTPGHAPGAVCFHSPDLGVVFTGDTLFHGGPGATGRSYSHYGTIVESIADRLLTLPPETLVHTGHGESTTIGDESPQLEEWRARVS is encoded by the coding sequence ATGGCCCACATCGATCACGCCGTCACCGTCGGCACCTTCACCCTCGACAACGAGACCTTCGACGTCGACAACAATGTCTGGGTGGTGGGCGACGATCTCGAGTGCGTGGTCATCGACACCCCGCACGATGTCGAGACCATTCTCGACGTCATCGGCGGCCGGACGGTGAAGGCCATCCTGCTCACCCACGCCCACGACGACCATGTCCGGGTCGCGCCCGAATTGTCCAGGGCCACCGGCGCTCCGGTGCTCATGCATCCGGAGGACCTGGTGCTGTGGCGGCAGACGCATCCGGAGGTGAATCCGGACGGGGAACTCTCGGACAAGCAGGTCATCGCGGTCGGCGGCACCGAACTGCACGTGCTGCACACCCCCGGGCACGCACCGGGGGCGGTCTGCTTCCACTCGCCCGATCTGGGTGTCGTGTTCACCGGTGACACGCTGTTCCACGGCGGCCCGGGCGCGACCGGTCGGTCGTACTCGCACTACGGCACCATTGTCGAATCGATTGCCGACCGCCTGCTGACCTTGCCGCCGGAAACCCTGGTGCACACCGGCCACGGCGAATCCACCACCATCGGGGACGAATCCCCGCAGCTGGAGGAATGGCGAGCCCGCGTCAGCTGA
- a CDS encoding DUF4333 domain-containing protein, with translation MRKLTAALTLTFVPLLALGCSTSSGSGSVSKSDVQSKVSSFYKDKAHENAKSVSCDGDLPAKVDATQNCTATAADGQTWAVTTKVTKVDGKDVYYDINLTDDFVAPDDVASSVSNFYQQQVGSAPQSSTCNGLLRGATGSSIRCVVTEADGTRWGVTAKTTNVEGTKVNYDMIRDDQPMP, from the coding sequence ATGAGAAAACTGACAGCCGCGCTGACCCTGACGTTCGTGCCGCTTCTCGCCCTGGGTTGTTCCACCTCGTCTGGATCCGGCTCGGTCAGCAAGAGCGATGTACAGAGCAAGGTCAGCAGCTTCTACAAGGACAAAGCACACGAGAACGCGAAATCCGTGTCCTGCGACGGGGATCTGCCCGCCAAGGTCGACGCCACCCAGAACTGCACGGCCACCGCGGCCGACGGCCAGACCTGGGCCGTCACCACGAAGGTCACCAAGGTGGACGGCAAGGACGTCTACTACGACATCAACCTGACCGACGATTTCGTCGCTCCCGACGATGTCGCCTCCAGCGTCTCGAACTTCTATCAGCAGCAGGTCGGGTCCGCCCCGCAATCCTCCACCTGCAACGGACTGTTGCGCGGCGCCACCGGCTCCAGCATCCGCTGCGTGGTGACCGAGGCCGACGGCACCCGCTGGGGTGTCACCGCCAAGACCACCAATGTCGAAGGGACCAAGGTCAACTACGACATGATCCGGGACGATCAGCCCATGCCGTGA
- a CDS encoding LppU/SCO3897 family protein, whose protein sequence is MPESPFGTTQSMPDPRQAAQFAHANGVYCRYCGATPAVDLDFRAHRGMVFIMQFRKLPGPYCRDCGLASFRKMTGDSLVQGWWGPMSAIIANPVTLLINTVNRARLQQLPPPIPGAPSLPMDPGRPLWQRPSIIGAFLPLGVLALILAGAANDSHSSSNRGNYSYTPTSTYALPNVPVHPSVPAAPTTQPAHDAKSAKVGDCVWDQNGDIAKDNRPSVQVVPCGDPRAQATVVARPTGANAGDQCDDNSSDVVITHSTSVGGLPEVVDFALCLLTR, encoded by the coding sequence ATGCCCGAATCACCTTTCGGCACAACCCAATCCATGCCGGATCCGCGGCAGGCCGCGCAATTCGCGCACGCCAACGGCGTCTACTGCCGCTACTGCGGCGCCACGCCCGCGGTCGACCTCGACTTCCGCGCGCACCGCGGCATGGTCTTCATCATGCAGTTCCGGAAACTGCCCGGACCCTATTGCCGCGACTGCGGGCTGGCGTCCTTCCGCAAGATGACCGGCGACAGCCTCGTGCAGGGCTGGTGGGGACCGATGTCGGCGATCATCGCCAATCCGGTGACCCTGCTGATCAACACCGTGAACCGGGCGCGGCTGCAACAGTTGCCGCCGCCGATCCCGGGCGCGCCGTCGCTGCCGATGGATCCGGGCCGCCCGCTGTGGCAGCGCCCGTCGATCATCGGCGCCTTCCTGCCGTTGGGGGTCCTCGCGCTGATCCTCGCCGGGGCGGCGAACGACTCGCACTCGTCGTCGAATCGCGGCAACTATTCGTACACGCCCACGAGCACCTATGCCCTGCCGAATGTGCCGGTGCATCCGTCGGTTCCGGCGGCGCCGACCACCCAGCCCGCCCACGACGCCAAGTCGGCGAAGGTCGGGGACTGCGTGTGGGACCAGAACGGCGACATCGCCAAGGACAACCGGCCCAGCGTCCAGGTCGTGCCGTGCGGTGACCCGCGAGCCCAGGCCACCGTGGTGGCCCGGCCGACCGGGGCGAACGCCGGCGACCAGTGCGATGACAATTCGTCCGACGTGGTCATCACGCATTCGACAAGTGTCGGCGGCCTGCCGGAGGTCGTGGATTTCGCGCTCTGCTTGCTGACGAGGTAG
- a CDS encoding glutamate--cysteine ligase codes for MDAPPTVGVEEEFLLVDPLSGAPVGRNVDVVRTAADLAMDLQLEIMRCQVETSTHVHTDTAGLLRELRELRRGAAASAEKNDALLLAVAVPPTLSDELSITATPRYRRIAVKFGRVAREQGLCGCHVHVAVPDRAAALRISNFLRPWLPLLLALTANSAIYHGGETGYASWRNILWRRWPSAGPPPHFDSVADFDSAVESMLSLGIILDRKMVYWDVRPSTTFPTVEVRVSDVPATVEETALLATLIRACAMTARTTDFVPNVPEATLRAAYWKAAHEGIDGPAIDPVEGRMVPIRELLDRFVERIRPALEQLGDLDFVTEQLAALLIRGNGARRQLNAFRARGDVGDVLRELATATLDTCR; via the coding sequence GTGGATGCCCCGCCGACGGTTGGTGTCGAAGAGGAGTTCCTCCTCGTGGATCCGCTGTCCGGTGCGCCGGTCGGCCGCAATGTCGATGTCGTCCGCACCGCGGCGGACCTCGCCATGGACCTGCAATTGGAGATCATGCGGTGTCAGGTGGAGACCAGCACCCACGTGCACACCGACACCGCCGGGCTGTTGCGGGAACTGCGGGAACTGCGCCGGGGCGCGGCGGCGTCCGCGGAGAAGAACGACGCCCTGCTGCTGGCCGTCGCGGTGCCGCCCACCCTGTCGGACGAACTCTCGATCACCGCCACCCCGCGCTATCGGCGCATCGCGGTGAAGTTCGGCCGGGTGGCGCGCGAGCAAGGACTGTGCGGCTGCCACGTGCACGTCGCCGTCCCCGATCGGGCGGCCGCGCTGCGGATCAGCAACTTCCTGCGCCCCTGGCTTCCGCTGCTGCTGGCGCTCACCGCCAATTCAGCCATCTACCACGGCGGCGAAACCGGTTACGCCAGTTGGCGAAACATCCTGTGGCGGCGCTGGCCCAGCGCCGGGCCGCCACCGCATTTCGACTCGGTGGCCGACTTCGACAGCGCGGTGGAATCCATGCTGTCGCTGGGCATCATCCTCGATCGCAAGATGGTGTACTGGGATGTGCGGCCCTCCACCACTTTTCCCACCGTGGAGGTGCGTGTCAGCGACGTCCCGGCCACCGTGGAGGAGACGGCGTTGCTGGCCACGCTGATCCGCGCCTGCGCGATGACCGCTCGCACCACCGATTTCGTGCCCAACGTCCCGGAAGCCACACTGCGCGCGGCCTATTGGAAGGCCGCGCACGAGGGTATCGACGGCCCGGCCATCGACCCGGTCGAGGGCCGCATGGTGCCGATCCGCGAACTGCTGGACCGCTTCGTCGAGCGCATCCGGCCCGCCCTGGAACAACTCGGCGACCTCGACTTCGTCACCGAGCAGCTGGCGGCGCTGCTGATCCGCGGCAACGGCGCGCGCCGGCAGCTCAACGCCTTCCGCGCCCGCGGCGACGTCGGCGACGTGCTGCGCGAGCTCGCCACCGCGACCCTCGACACCTGCCGCTGA
- a CDS encoding TfoX/Sxy family protein: protein MAYDEELAARVRDALGPDLPHAVEKKMFGGLAFLLGGNMAVAASGQGGLLVRTDPDTSASLVRPGSVETMVMGGREARGWLRVSTETVADDEALDEWVRRGVDYAKSLPPK from the coding sequence ATGGCATACGACGAGGAACTCGCGGCGCGGGTGCGCGACGCGCTCGGACCCGACCTGCCGCACGCGGTGGAGAAGAAGATGTTCGGCGGCCTGGCCTTCCTGCTGGGCGGCAATATGGCGGTGGCCGCCAGCGGGCAGGGCGGCCTGCTGGTTCGCACCGATCCCGACACGTCGGCGAGCCTGGTGCGGCCGGGCTCGGTCGAGACCATGGTGATGGGCGGGCGGGAGGCACGCGGCTGGTTGCGCGTCAGCACCGAGACGGTCGCGGACGACGAGGCGCTCGACGAGTGGGTCCGCCGCGGGGTCGACTACGCCAAATCGCTACCGCCGAAATAG
- a CDS encoding amino acid-binding protein yields MRQTEIHALACEVCGRLPHPRRTRMALAKLGAVFPVELVLHAVVIHLELPYLAAVLILAVTATILVIWVVEPGAMRYLSRWLHGPELRHRHRLDSAERLWRIRVRLDDKPGRLELLAKQLADRRANILAVHVHHLENGVLDELVVSTPAAVDPQRLTHAVSRAGGVAVGIWPASALTLVDGQTRALGLAARVAADPAELPLVIAELLGAQYVPAPDPERVPGGTLLEIAPPDGLAAMTFLRTGEPFTPAEIARAHRLTDLALVAARQ; encoded by the coding sequence ATGAGGCAAACCGAGATACACGCGCTGGCGTGCGAAGTGTGCGGTCGACTGCCCCACCCCCGGCGCACCCGCATGGCGCTGGCCAAGCTGGGCGCGGTGTTCCCGGTCGAGCTGGTCCTGCACGCCGTGGTCATCCATCTCGAATTACCTTATCTGGCAGCGGTTCTCATCCTCGCCGTCACCGCCACCATCCTGGTCATCTGGGTGGTGGAGCCGGGCGCGATGCGGTATCTGAGTCGCTGGCTGCACGGTCCGGAACTGCGCCACCGGCACCGTCTCGACAGCGCCGAGCGCTTGTGGCGGATCCGGGTGCGCCTGGACGACAAGCCCGGCCGGCTCGAGCTGCTGGCCAAGCAGCTGGCGGATCGGCGGGCCAATATCCTCGCCGTGCACGTGCATCACCTGGAGAACGGGGTGCTCGACGAGCTGGTGGTCTCGACACCGGCCGCGGTGGACCCGCAGCGGCTCACGCACGCGGTCTCGCGGGCGGGCGGTGTCGCGGTGGGTATCTGGCCCGCCTCGGCGCTGACCCTGGTCGACGGCCAGACCCGGGCGCTCGGTCTCGCCGCGCGGGTGGCCGCCGATCCCGCCGAATTGCCGCTGGTCATCGCGGAACTGCTGGGCGCGCAGTATGTTCCGGCGCCGGACCCGGAGCGGGTCCCCGGCGGCACGCTGCTGGAGATCGCTCCGCCCGATGGGCTGGCGGCCATGACCTTCCTGCGGACCGGGGAACCGTTCACGCCCGCCGAGATCGCCCGCGCGCACCGGCTCACCGATCTGGCCCTGGTCGCCGCCCGGCAGTGA
- a CDS encoding ABC1 kinase family protein — translation MSSRRSGARRDRLDVGGNPPARKMIRTAKLASLPLAFTGRRIAGASKRALGRPADEVDREIQRRTAEHMAEVLGELKGCAAKLGQILGIYELALPADLAQPYRVALSRLQDSAPPMLPGTVHAVLAETFGPDWRGRFREFDDRRAAAATIGQVHRAVWHDGRAVAVKVMYPGARAAIDSDLRQLRGLSWLAPVFAPHADGSAVMDEFAECVRAELDFAAEARNQRRFAEVYADDPDFRVPRVVTQRGDVIVSEWLDGIPLSRVIASGAQAERDRVGMLAIRFFWSSAPRSGLLYGDPHPGNFRVLPDGRLGVVDFGACSPWPPPQFPALVHDLADALMNGGPAELDAFARRHGFLDGQRGLDSAALAAKLLPFTEILRAETFRVDIDWLRERTRDAMSPKLSNAYRQLGAPAYLMPFHRALVTLFGLVAQLGTTGPMRAEILRWSPEFRAVMERHGSQTGQPTDLAAVRLRRADRPPRSLSPQGS, via the coding sequence ATGAGTTCTCGGCGCAGCGGTGCTCGACGTGACCGGTTGGATGTGGGCGGTAATCCGCCCGCGCGCAAGATGATTCGCACTGCCAAGCTGGCCTCGCTGCCGCTGGCCTTCACCGGGCGGCGGATCGCGGGGGCGAGCAAGCGCGCGCTGGGGCGACCGGCGGACGAGGTGGATCGCGAGATCCAGCGGCGCACCGCCGAGCACATGGCCGAGGTGCTGGGCGAGTTGAAGGGCTGCGCCGCCAAGCTCGGCCAGATTCTCGGCATCTACGAGTTGGCGTTGCCGGCGGACCTCGCGCAGCCGTATCGGGTCGCGTTGAGCCGGTTGCAGGACTCCGCGCCGCCGATGCTGCCCGGCACGGTGCACGCGGTGCTGGCCGAGACGTTCGGTCCGGACTGGCGCGGGCGCTTCCGCGAGTTCGACGATCGCCGCGCCGCGGCGGCCACCATCGGGCAGGTGCATCGCGCCGTCTGGCACGACGGCCGCGCGGTCGCGGTCAAGGTCATGTATCCCGGCGCCCGCGCCGCGATCGACAGCGATCTGCGGCAACTGCGTGGATTGTCCTGGCTGGCACCGGTTTTCGCGCCGCATGCCGACGGCTCGGCGGTGATGGACGAGTTCGCCGAATGCGTGCGCGCGGAACTGGATTTCGCCGCCGAGGCCCGCAACCAGCGCCGCTTCGCCGAGGTCTACGCCGACGATCCCGATTTCCGGGTGCCGCGGGTGGTGACCCAGCGCGGCGATGTGATCGTCAGCGAGTGGCTCGACGGCATTCCGCTGTCGCGGGTGATCGCCTCGGGCGCGCAGGCCGAGCGGGACCGGGTGGGGATGCTGGCGATCCGGTTCTTCTGGTCCTCGGCGCCTCGGTCCGGTCTGCTCTACGGCGATCCGCACCCGGGCAATTTCCGGGTGCTGCCCGATGGCCGGCTGGGGGTGGTGGACTTCGGCGCCTGCTCGCCCTGGCCGCCGCCGCAGTTTCCGGCGCTGGTGCACGATCTGGCGGACGCGCTGATGAACGGCGGTCCGGCCGAGTTGGACGCGTTCGCGCGCCGGCACGGATTCCTCGACGGCCAGCGCGGTTTGGACAGTGCCGCGCTGGCGGCGAAGCTGCTGCCGTTCACCGAGATTCTGCGTGCGGAGACCTTCCGGGTGGATATCGACTGGCTGCGCGAGCGCACCCGCGATGCCATGAGTCCCAAGTTGAGCAATGCCTATCGGCAGCTCGGCGCGCCGGCGTATCTGATGCCGTTTCACCGGGCGCTGGTCACCTTGTTCGGACTGGTGGCCCAGCTCGGTACGACGGGTCCGATGCGGGCGGAGATCCTGCGCTGGTCACCGGAATTCCGTGCGGTGATGGAACGGCACGGATCCCAGACCGGGCAGCCGACGGATCTCGCGGCCGTGCGGCTGCGGCGGGCGGACCGGCCGCCGAGATCACTGTCGCCGCAAGGGTCTTGA